In the genome of Bdellovibrio bacteriovorus, one region contains:
- the nusB gene encoding transcription antitermination factor NusB, which translates to MKLTARRQARELALQILFQTEFAPQISYQTFLDVFEQSVDPEVISYADLLVTGVQSNKAAIDSKIQASSAHWKVERMATIDRNILRVAVYEMKFAADPIKENIAINEAVEIAKKFGTTESASFVNGLLDQVGKAH; encoded by the coding sequence ATGAAACTGACAGCAAGACGACAAGCCCGCGAACTCGCACTCCAAATCCTATTTCAAACTGAGTTCGCACCTCAGATCAGCTACCAAACATTTCTTGATGTCTTCGAACAATCTGTCGACCCTGAAGTGATTTCTTACGCCGATCTTTTGGTTACGGGCGTTCAATCCAACAAAGCCGCGATTGATTCTAAAATCCAAGCTTCCAGTGCGCATTGGAAAGTAGAGCGCATGGCGACGATCGATCGCAATATCTTGCGTGTCGCGGTTTATGAAATGAAGTTTGCCGCAGATCCCATCAAAGAAAACATCGCGATCAACGAGGCCGTTGAAATCGCCAAAAAATTCGGAACTACGGAATCCGCAAGCTTCGTCAATGGTTTGCTGGATCAAGTGGGTAAGGCTCACTAA
- a CDS encoding tail fiber domain-containing protein, with the protein MNRLSLSVLVMLLFVGSYVNAQNKGISFQGVFQDPNGDFPTASGLTVRLQILDPVADCVLREEVHSAVDVTNGYMNLVIGSSSALVPAASNPSPIPSFQKVMDNSAPLIGFNCSYVPQAHHERKIRIITNMPRLAGGFDAVTADFNMRAVAFAMNSEMLNGKKEEDFLQVNPALGATQNHLEQLLNRYSQLDAILNGNYVGNAATATTALTANSATTATSATTAATAATANALRGFNVATTTPTAGQVLTWNAGSSSWEPSTSTGLVSSVAGRTGDVTLSASDVSGLDTFVDGRVTLQKGVASGLAPLNSSSKVSSSFLGTGTADASTYLRGDGTWSTISSSDATKLPLAGGTMTGDITMASGADLLVGGNSLQNVGYLTMNPSRSLHLSNNATDPAGLTLSDAGKMWYDSSNNVIKFWDGSAIRTLGVAGAGLQSLNGLNSPTQTFGVVNTGSDFAISSTGSTHSFQLPTASATARGALSSSDWSAFSSKLGPSTSFSGDVSGTYNNLTLATVPISKGGTGQTIKANAFNALSPLTTKGDLVVHNGANNVRLPAGSNMTYLRANSAVAEGVEWTSSISASEISSLVSTGIVQRNGAGNYSTVTVNAPLSYAGGVLAVATGTSSTTVAAGNDSRIVGALQKSGDTMTGDLTMDSGADLMLGGNSIQNVGYVTMNPSRSLHLSNNSTDPTGLILSDAGKMWYDSTNNVIKFWDGGAIRTLGVVGSGLSTSTSFAGDVSGTYNNLVLATVPISKGGTGQTTKTNSFNALSPLTTKGDLVIHNGTNSVRLPAGANMTYLRANSAAAEGVEWASSISASEISSLASTGIVQRNGAGNYSTVTVNAPLSYTGGILGVTTGTSSTTVAAGNDSRIVGALQKSGDTLTGTLNALDVNIANTRYLKLPESSDGSVAGQLWYNAGDIKYFDGTTTKTLKVVGTTPVDQGGTGVTSLNSGSLLLGNGINPVTTLNPVAGNIVYATGTTTWLSGSPDTANLVTKSLNQTITGLKTFTTFMNTKDIRYFDSDSSHYVGLKAPNTVLNSFTLSLPATAGSLGQALTHDGAGGLTWSNLPASSGPAGGTGRIQYNNGGSFGGTNLYTDGFKISLNSSEMKDYFYVEVQHGMQYNSSGAGVIPQYENSFFRVNNTSPSDNRAALHTFGVTNTATTSQNAYFGAVSTPTGHSPAIVIGQQNGSSSYEERFRIDASGNVGIGTVNPTYKLVVNGDINLLGGASALRFAGTGVCTSTGCTSSSDQRLKEKIEPLSDSLFKILQIQGVQYEYIDKEKFGSRRHIGVLAQDVEKVFPETVVTDEKSGLKSVAYDHLVAPIIEAIKSLYVEQEVQRKELTLLQKQNIDLKTENSAIKLYLCQKDPEAPFCN; encoded by the coding sequence ATGAATAGATTGAGCTTGTCCGTACTTGTTATGCTTTTGTTTGTTGGCTCGTACGTGAATGCACAAAATAAAGGAATTAGTTTTCAGGGTGTTTTTCAAGACCCCAACGGCGATTTTCCAACGGCTTCGGGGCTGACGGTGCGCTTGCAAATTTTAGATCCCGTCGCAGACTGTGTTCTAAGAGAAGAGGTGCACTCGGCGGTGGACGTTACAAATGGTTACATGAATCTTGTCATTGGCTCTAGCAGCGCCTTGGTTCCTGCGGCAAGCAATCCATCGCCCATTCCGAGTTTTCAAAAAGTCATGGATAATTCAGCGCCGCTGATCGGTTTTAATTGTAGCTACGTACCTCAAGCTCATCATGAACGCAAAATTCGAATCATCACCAATATGCCTCGTTTAGCGGGAGGCTTTGACGCCGTGACCGCTGATTTTAATATGCGCGCGGTGGCCTTCGCGATGAATTCTGAGATGCTGAATGGAAAGAAAGAAGAAGATTTTCTGCAAGTGAACCCGGCCCTGGGAGCGACTCAAAATCATCTTGAGCAACTATTGAACCGGTATTCTCAATTAGATGCTATTTTGAATGGAAACTACGTTGGTAATGCCGCAACGGCGACAACGGCGTTGACGGCAAATTCCGCAACCACCGCCACTTCTGCGACCACTGCCGCGACGGCCGCTACAGCCAATGCCCTCAGAGGATTCAATGTAGCCACGACAACGCCAACGGCTGGGCAGGTCTTAACTTGGAATGCGGGTTCCTCTTCGTGGGAACCTTCTACCTCCACAGGACTGGTGTCCTCTGTCGCCGGCAGAACTGGAGATGTGACTTTATCAGCTAGTGATGTCTCTGGACTGGATACTTTTGTGGATGGCCGGGTGACTTTGCAAAAAGGAGTGGCTAGCGGACTTGCACCTTTGAATTCTTCAAGCAAAGTTTCGTCTTCATTTTTAGGAACGGGTACCGCGGACGCTTCGACATACTTGCGAGGCGACGGAACATGGTCGACGATCTCCTCTTCTGATGCGACGAAACTTCCGCTAGCAGGCGGGACCATGACGGGTGATATCACGATGGCCTCTGGCGCGGATTTATTGGTGGGAGGAAATTCCCTTCAGAATGTCGGATATCTGACGATGAACCCTTCAAGGTCTCTGCATCTTTCAAACAACGCAACAGATCCTGCGGGCCTGACTTTAAGTGATGCGGGGAAGATGTGGTATGACTCTTCGAACAATGTCATTAAATTTTGGGACGGAAGTGCCATTCGTACCTTGGGTGTTGCAGGTGCGGGCTTGCAATCTTTAAATGGACTTAATTCTCCGACTCAAACTTTCGGTGTGGTGAATACAGGTTCCGACTTTGCTATTAGTTCAACTGGAAGCACACATTCTTTTCAACTTCCGACAGCCTCAGCCACGGCGCGTGGAGCTTTGAGTTCTTCAGACTGGTCGGCATTTAGTAGCAAACTGGGTCCATCGACATCTTTTTCAGGGGATGTCTCTGGAACTTATAACAACTTGACTCTTGCGACCGTTCCAATTTCCAAAGGAGGAACAGGTCAAACAATCAAAGCAAATGCATTTAATGCTCTGAGCCCGCTGACAACAAAAGGGGATTTGGTTGTTCACAACGGGGCGAACAATGTTCGACTTCCTGCGGGTTCTAATATGACTTATCTGCGCGCCAATAGCGCTGTCGCCGAAGGTGTTGAATGGACCAGCTCCATTTCTGCGTCGGAAATTTCTTCCCTTGTGAGCACGGGAATCGTGCAAAGAAATGGCGCGGGAAATTATAGCACGGTGACCGTGAATGCTCCTTTGTCTTACGCGGGAGGAGTCTTGGCGGTCGCAACCGGCACCAGTTCGACGACGGTCGCAGCAGGAAATGATTCCCGTATTGTTGGTGCTCTTCAAAAATCCGGTGACACCATGACAGGTGATCTTACGATGGACTCGGGTGCTGATCTAATGCTCGGTGGAAATTCCATTCAGAATGTAGGATATGTTACGATGAATCCTTCTCGGTCTTTGCATCTTTCAAATAACTCAACGGATCCGACGGGACTGATACTAAGTGATGCAGGAAAGATGTGGTATGACTCTACCAACAACGTCATCAAATTTTGGGACGGCGGTGCGATTCGGACTTTAGGTGTCGTGGGCAGTGGTCTTAGTACATCCACTTCCTTCGCCGGCGATGTTTCCGGGACTTATAACAACTTAGTCCTAGCAACGGTGCCGATATCTAAGGGTGGAACGGGACAGACGACCAAAACAAATTCCTTCAATGCGCTTAGCCCACTGACGACAAAGGGAGATTTAGTTATTCACAACGGAACGAACAGTGTTCGACTTCCCGCGGGCGCTAATATGACTTATTTGCGCGCAAATAGTGCCGCCGCAGAGGGGGTTGAGTGGGCAAGCTCAATCTCTGCTTCGGAAATATCTTCTCTTGCAAGTACGGGCATCGTGCAAAGAAACGGGGCAGGGAACTACAGTACGGTGACGGTCAATGCACCTTTAAGTTATACGGGAGGCATTTTAGGCGTCACGACGGGAACAAGTTCAACCACGGTGGCTGCCGGAAATGATTCCCGCATCGTAGGAGCTCTTCAAAAATCAGGCGACACTTTGACTGGAACTTTAAACGCGCTAGATGTTAATATCGCCAATACTAGATATCTGAAACTTCCAGAAAGCAGCGATGGAAGTGTCGCGGGCCAGCTTTGGTACAATGCGGGAGATATAAAATATTTCGACGGCACGACGACAAAAACTTTGAAAGTCGTAGGAACCACCCCTGTAGATCAGGGAGGCACTGGAGTCACGTCTTTGAACTCAGGAAGTCTGTTGCTAGGAAATGGGATCAATCCCGTAACAACGTTAAATCCTGTGGCGGGGAATATTGTCTACGCGACGGGGACGACGACATGGCTCAGTGGTTCACCAGATACAGCCAACCTTGTTACTAAGTCCTTAAATCAAACAATAACGGGTCTAAAAACTTTTACGACCTTTATGAATACTAAGGATATTCGTTACTTTGATTCTGATTCAAGTCACTACGTCGGACTGAAGGCGCCCAACACTGTCTTAAACAGTTTCACACTTTCTTTGCCGGCAACAGCGGGCTCTTTAGGGCAGGCTCTCACCCATGATGGTGCTGGCGGGCTGACATGGAGCAACCTCCCTGCTTCGTCAGGACCTGCTGGAGGCACAGGTCGTATTCAGTACAATAACGGCGGCAGCTTTGGAGGTACGAATCTGTACACAGATGGATTTAAGATTTCTTTGAATTCGTCAGAAATGAAAGATTATTTTTACGTCGAGGTGCAGCACGGAATGCAATATAATTCGTCTGGCGCTGGCGTTATTCCCCAATATGAAAATAGCTTCTTTCGAGTCAATAATACTTCTCCTTCTGACAACCGGGCGGCGCTCCATACTTTTGGTGTTACCAATACAGCAACAACGTCACAAAATGCTTATTTCGGAGCGGTGTCGACACCAACCGGGCACTCTCCAGCCATCGTGATAGGACAACAAAATGGCAGCTCATCCTATGAAGAACGCTTTCGCATTGATGCTTCCGGCAATGTGGGAATTGGCACGGTCAATCCCACTTATAAACTCGTCGTCAACGGAGATATAAATTTGCTGGGAGGCGCTTCAGCACTGCGATTTGCGGGAACAGGCGTCTGCACCAGCACGGGATGCACAAGCTCGTCCGATCAAAGATTAAAAGAAAAGATTGAACCTCTATCTGATTCTCTTTTCAAGATACTGCAAATTCAGGGCGTACAATATGAATACATCGACAAAGAGAAATTCGGAAGCCGCCGTCATATCGGGGTCCTGGCACAAGACGTGGAAAAGGTTTTCCCCGAGACGGTCGTTACTGATGAAAAAAGTGGTTTAAAGTCTGTGGCGTACGATCATCTTGTCGCGCCTATCATCGAAGCGATTAAATCTTTATACGTTGAACAGGAAGTTCAAAGAAAAGAACTAACCTTGCTGCAAAAGCAAAATATCGATTTGAAAACGGAGAACTCGGCCATCAAGTTGTATTTATGTCAGAAAGATCCCGAGGCTCCATTTTGTAATTAA
- a CDS encoding C1 family peptidase yields the protein MKNFLKPVGGMIALTLSLHVSPSTVLANNSGFKPGLKEMTQEEHQKLKRHKIKKVRPNRMGLERINKERTRRGQAPVQVDTTQPEVEIEDTLKASSSQSAETAATATLGAAPAQVDNSALPSFPPIVSQGALGSCVAFATTYYLMSHEVCLTLGCNNKTSATRIYSPKWTYNMINGGVDNGSSLSDAFAVMEKHGAATLADFPYDSDYRSWDMNSEHWKRAINSRMKAFSYSRINTDADMANVKQILANGHVVSFGTYINSWVYRTVQANPQAASNPFVGQAIATHINGTVSGHAMVIVGYDDMIWTDINGNGAVEASEVGAFKIANSFGASWKNQGYAWASYDAFRATSTVPNFAPAGRIQLTQSGIVFYSTYTTYTPRLLAEVKMSHAMRAQMSLQFGSSANTSSSPSATWSPFAFANRGGNYAFDGTTTEKLGSFYFDISSLAASDINTQKFYLTMKDSTAGSALTTSAFNIVNPSVGNTLLSAGNVPMTVDATTNTLVAGTAPAPTPTPTPTPTPTPTPTPVVDTIAPSVPTGLTLSLTTFNRNRTARFNLGWAASTDNVKVAKYFIYRNGVKIAETTSLSYGDSNIKKNVYYNYQFTAVDTAGNQSAKSGTIVALWR from the coding sequence ATGAAAAACTTTTTGAAACCTGTCGGCGGAATGATTGCGCTGACTTTAAGTCTGCACGTTTCTCCGTCCACCGTTCTAGCTAACAATTCCGGCTTCAAGCCCGGCCTTAAAGAGATGACTCAAGAAGAGCATCAAAAACTCAAACGCCATAAAATTAAAAAAGTTCGCCCCAATCGAATGGGCTTAGAGCGTATTAATAAAGAAAGAACTCGTCGTGGACAAGCTCCGGTGCAAGTCGATACGACACAGCCGGAAGTGGAAATCGAAGACACTCTTAAGGCGTCCTCTTCTCAGTCTGCAGAGACCGCTGCCACTGCTACTCTGGGCGCAGCTCCGGCGCAAGTTGATAACTCCGCATTGCCGTCGTTCCCGCCTATTGTCAGCCAAGGGGCCTTGGGCTCTTGCGTAGCTTTTGCTACGACTTACTATCTGATGAGTCACGAAGTCTGTTTGACATTGGGTTGTAATAACAAAACTTCAGCCACTCGCATTTATTCTCCGAAATGGACTTACAATATGATCAACGGCGGTGTCGACAATGGTTCTTCCTTGTCTGATGCTTTCGCCGTGATGGAAAAGCACGGAGCGGCGACGTTGGCCGATTTCCCTTACGATAGCGACTATCGTTCTTGGGATATGAATTCAGAGCATTGGAAGCGCGCGATCAATTCTCGCATGAAGGCTTTCAGCTATTCTCGTATCAACACTGATGCGGACATGGCGAACGTAAAACAAATCTTAGCCAACGGTCACGTTGTGTCGTTCGGTACTTATATCAACAGTTGGGTTTATCGTACGGTGCAAGCCAACCCCCAAGCGGCTTCCAATCCGTTTGTAGGCCAAGCTATTGCCACACACATCAACGGAACAGTTTCGGGTCACGCGATGGTGATCGTGGGCTACGATGATATGATTTGGACGGACATCAATGGCAACGGCGCGGTTGAAGCTTCTGAAGTCGGTGCATTTAAGATCGCGAACTCTTTCGGTGCTTCATGGAAGAACCAAGGTTATGCGTGGGCTTCTTACGACGCCTTCCGCGCTACTTCGACGGTTCCTAACTTTGCTCCCGCAGGAAGAATTCAGCTTACGCAAAGTGGTATCGTATTTTATTCAACGTACACGACCTACACACCTAGATTGTTAGCGGAAGTTAAGATGTCACACGCAATGCGCGCGCAGATGTCTTTGCAGTTCGGATCTTCGGCTAATACATCGAGCAGTCCTTCGGCAACGTGGTCTCCATTTGCATTCGCGAATCGCGGTGGCAACTATGCGTTTGACGGAACAACGACGGAAAAACTGGGAAGCTTCTACTTTGATATTTCTTCTTTGGCGGCATCCGACATCAATACGCAGAAGTTTTATCTGACGATGAAAGATTCTACGGCAGGAAGTGCATTGACGACGTCGGCATTTAATATCGTAAATCCAAGTGTCGGAAATACTTTGTTGTCGGCAGGCAATGTGCCGATGACGGTGGATGCGACAACAAATACTTTGGTTGCAGGCACAGCTCCAGCCCCGACTCCGACTCCGACTCCAACACCAACTCCCACGCCGACTCCCACACCGGTAGTTGATACGATTGCGCCATCGGTTCCGACGGGATTGACACTGTCACTGACGACTTTCAACCGCAACAGAACCGCAAGATTCAACTTGGGTTGGGCTGCTTCGACAGACAACGTGAAGGTAGCAAAATACTTCATCTATCGTAACGGAGTGAAAATCGCTGAAACGACTTCACTGAGCTACGGCGACAGCAACATCAAAAAGAATGTGTACTACAACTATCAGTTCACAGCCGTCGACACCGCAGGAAATCAATCCGCAAAATCAGGCACCATCGTTGCTTTGTGGCGATAA
- the lgt gene encoding prolipoprotein diacylglyceryl transferase — protein MVHDFDPFALRISGDFGIRWYGLSYMMGFICAYLLIRWLAQRQRSGLAPNMVGDFITYAAIGTLVGGRLGYVFFYGIDLLWKFKPEFPFWGVLAVNEGGMASHGGIIGIVIACMLYARKYGVNTLYLFDLVAVTGPLGVFFGRIANFINGELVGRECDPSYPFAVKFPQDIYTWPNQNFAKLGDLTPVMEKVGVAREQWLELVDKYRFDGSAREQVYSLMTKAIDAIQNGNEAAKEAIAPLLTPRYPSQLFAAFGEGLLLFLLLFFLWRRPRKPGFIAACFIIFYAIVRIADEQFRMPDAHIGFQWMGLTRGQLLSIGMLILGFVMMFVWTRASSLQIPGWGRGQSIKLNRK, from the coding sequence GTGGTTCATGATTTCGACCCGTTCGCACTAAGAATTTCCGGAGATTTTGGCATTCGTTGGTACGGACTTTCTTACATGATGGGATTCATTTGTGCTTACTTGCTGATTCGTTGGTTGGCGCAAAGACAGCGTTCAGGCTTGGCTCCGAACATGGTGGGCGATTTTATCACGTACGCCGCGATCGGAACTTTGGTGGGCGGTCGTTTGGGTTATGTGTTTTTCTATGGCATTGATCTTCTTTGGAAGTTCAAACCGGAATTCCCATTCTGGGGAGTTCTAGCCGTGAACGAAGGCGGGATGGCGAGCCACGGTGGTATCATCGGTATCGTGATCGCGTGTATGTTGTATGCCAGAAAGTATGGCGTAAACACTCTTTATCTTTTTGACCTTGTCGCGGTGACGGGTCCTTTGGGTGTGTTCTTCGGGCGCATCGCAAATTTCATCAACGGAGAGTTGGTGGGACGGGAGTGTGATCCTTCTTATCCATTTGCTGTGAAATTTCCTCAAGATATTTACACATGGCCAAATCAAAACTTCGCGAAGTTGGGCGATTTGACTCCGGTGATGGAAAAAGTCGGTGTGGCTCGTGAGCAATGGTTAGAACTTGTTGATAAATATCGTTTCGATGGTTCAGCTCGTGAACAAGTTTATTCTTTGATGACGAAAGCCATCGATGCGATTCAAAACGGCAACGAAGCCGCAAAAGAGGCGATTGCGCCTTTGTTGACACCTCGTTATCCGTCGCAGTTGTTTGCGGCTTTTGGCGAAGGCTTGTTGTTATTCCTTTTGCTTTTCTTCCTTTGGAGAAGACCTCGCAAACCAGGCTTCATCGCGGCGTGCTTCATCATCTTCTATGCGATCGTTCGTATTGCTGATGAACAGTTCCGTATGCCCGATGCGCACATCGGCTTCCAATGGATGGGCCTGACTCGCGGTCAGCTTCTAAGTATTGGTATGTTGATCTTAGGATTTGTCATGATGTTCGTATGGACTCGCGCAAGTTCATTGCAGATTCCAGGTTGGGGACGCGGGCAATCGATCAAGTTGAATCGTAAGTAG
- a CDS encoding DUF4423 domain-containing protein, with translation MNQKQLYPEVASFLKMKIEELRSQRKRPLSLRALSVKCGIPSGRFTDLLHGRRPLSEFYAEKLCVGLKLNPPEQQKLNSLVTTASRKETRRTLNENELAVMSGWENFAILSLLKTKDIFVKPEQIAERLGITVERTQQCLDVLKSLNMILDHAGFFERTASHLTTTFGIPSEAIKNAHEAVLMKSSQVLRATTPEQRYYSSITFPFDMNNLGEAKKMIDEFRKKFSRRMELGKRKEVFNLSIQFFPYTELKGPSHE, from the coding sequence ATGAACCAAAAGCAGCTTTATCCTGAAGTGGCCTCTTTTCTAAAAATGAAAATCGAAGAGCTTCGCAGTCAGCGCAAGCGACCGCTCAGTCTTCGTGCTTTGAGCGTAAAGTGCGGCATTCCATCGGGAAGATTCACGGATCTTTTGCATGGCCGTCGTCCTTTAAGTGAATTCTATGCAGAGAAGCTTTGCGTAGGATTAAAACTCAATCCTCCTGAACAACAAAAACTTAATTCCTTAGTGACGACGGCGTCCCGTAAAGAAACTCGTCGTACCTTGAACGAAAATGAATTAGCGGTCATGTCGGGGTGGGAGAATTTCGCTATTTTAAGTCTGCTAAAAACGAAAGACATCTTTGTAAAACCAGAACAGATTGCCGAACGATTGGGAATCACGGTCGAGCGCACTCAGCAGTGTCTGGATGTTCTTAAAAGTTTGAATATGATTTTGGATCATGCGGGGTTCTTTGAAAGAACAGCGTCGCATCTGACGACGACGTTTGGTATTCCAAGTGAAGCTATTAAAAACGCCCATGAAGCGGTGTTGATGAAGTCTTCGCAAGTTCTTCGCGCGACCACTCCAGAACAGCGATATTACTCTTCCATCACTTTTCCTTTCGATATGAATAATTTGGGTGAGGCGAAAAAGATGATTGATGAATTTAGAAAAAAATTTTCGCGTCGAATGGAATTAGGAAAACGAAAAGAAGTCTTTAATTTAAGTATTCAATTCTTCCCTTACACGGAATTAAAAGGACCTTCTCATGAATAA
- the nrdR gene encoding transcriptional regulator NrdR produces the protein MKCPFCGHADDRVLDTRVQKDGSIRRRRECLECKARFSTVETIMLAFPFIIKKDGRREPYSKEKILKGLQAACQKRPVGLAQIDAVVERISSWVVNRGESEISSRLIGKKVMAELKQLDDVAYIRFASVYRTFKDVQEFVETLEDAELLDFVDANNPQLSLTAMNFVENEKKPNNETDSKTTSPRTRTPNPISN, from the coding sequence ATGAAATGCCCCTTCTGTGGACATGCTGATGACAGAGTACTAGACACGAGAGTGCAAAAAGATGGTAGCATCCGCCGCCGTCGTGAATGCCTTGAGTGTAAGGCTCGTTTTTCAACCGTAGAAACTATCATGCTCGCCTTTCCGTTCATCATTAAAAAAGACGGACGTCGTGAACCTTACAGCAAAGAGAAAATCTTAAAAGGTCTTCAAGCGGCCTGCCAAAAACGCCCGGTGGGCTTGGCACAGATTGATGCCGTGGTGGAAAGAATCTCTTCCTGGGTTGTGAATCGTGGAGAATCAGAAATCTCTTCACGCTTGATCGGCAAGAAGGTCATGGCTGAACTTAAACAACTCGACGACGTGGCTTACATCCGCTTCGCGAGCGTGTACCGAACTTTCAAAGACGTTCAAGAATTTGTTGAGACTTTGGAAGACGCTGAACTGCTTGATTTTGTCGATGCAAATAATCCACAATTAAGCCTGACAGCGATGAACTTTGTAGAAAACGAAAAGAAGCCGAATAATGAAACTGACAGCAAGACGACAAGCCCGCGAACTCGCACTCCAAATCCTATTTCAAACTGA
- a CDS encoding pyruvate, water dikinase regulatory protein has protein sequence MSDADNKTYTIYILSDSTGETAATMIRAALVQYSTKDINIIRCKNVRTETQAEAVIEECFERRGMLAYTVASQQLRNKIREIASGKGIPYFDLLGPLLGTLDTFFGEHSESHVGALRAVDERYFKRIEAIEYTVKHDDGKTFAELDKADIVLVGISRTSKTPLSIFLSHKGWKVANVPMVLDTPLPEELFKIDQRRIVGLIIDMESLQRIRKSRLEKFGQDPGGEYASMSHIAKEIEYAEKIFKQNRRWPVFNVTERALEENASEIVRIIAARLGLPDSVIF, from the coding sequence ATGAGCGACGCTGATAACAAAACCTACACGATCTATATTCTTTCAGATTCTACAGGTGAAACAGCCGCGACGATGATTCGCGCCGCTTTGGTTCAGTATTCAACCAAAGATATCAATATCATTCGTTGTAAAAATGTGCGCACGGAAACTCAAGCTGAAGCCGTGATCGAAGAGTGCTTCGAACGCCGTGGGATGTTGGCTTACACCGTAGCCAGCCAGCAGCTAAGAAATAAAATCCGCGAGATCGCTTCTGGAAAAGGCATTCCCTACTTCGATCTTTTGGGACCGCTCTTAGGAACCTTGGATACTTTCTTTGGTGAACACTCAGAGTCTCACGTCGGCGCCTTACGAGCGGTCGACGAGCGCTACTTTAAACGCATCGAAGCCATTGAGTACACCGTGAAACATGATGACGGTAAAACGTTTGCGGAACTTGATAAAGCGGACATCGTGCTTGTTGGTATTTCTCGTACCAGTAAAACACCGCTATCCATCTTTCTAAGCCATAAAGGTTGGAAAGTGGCGAACGTTCCTATGGTCTTAGATACTCCTTTGCCAGAGGAACTTTTCAAAATCGATCAACGTCGTATCGTAGGCTTAATCATCGATATGGAGTCTCTGCAAAGAATCCGCAAAAGTCGTTTGGAAAAATTCGGTCAAGACCCTGGTGGCGAGTACGCTTCCATGTCCCATATCGCTAAAGAAATTGAGTACGCGGAAAAGATCTTTAAACAGAATCGTCGCTGGCCCGTCTTTAATGTGACCGAACGAGCGCTGGAAGAAAATGCTTCCGAGATCGTGCGTATTATCGCAGCTCGCTTGGGCCTTCCTGACAGTGTGATCTTTTAA
- a CDS encoding RsmB/NOP family class I SAM-dependent RNA methyltransferase, with the protein MKIHKHLVGTIIDALDEVFEQGQYADKVIQRNLKAQKQWGARDRRFFAESIYEIVRWERLLAYLVDDNDFWKIWAAYWIRQGNELPEWDEVADVDVKAVQARLKDMPSFAIAQSIPDWMAARLEKELGPSYKETVRALNQPAEVFLRTNTLKTDPDTLLKTLSEAGISATKVSADLPHALKLTERKNVFITQPFKDGLFEVQDAASQMVVPLLDVQPGHRVVDACAGAGGKSLHMASLMKNKGKIISLDIHEWKLQELKVRARRDGVDVIETRLIDSTKVIKRMYESADRLLLDVPCSGMGVLRRNPDTKWKLTNEEIDRLHALQYEILTSYSPMTKKGGKMVYATCSLLPSENEKQIERFLAERGDDWTLIKQMHLRPEVEGFDGFYAALLERRK; encoded by the coding sequence TTGAAAATTCATAAGCACTTAGTTGGAACTATTATTGACGCCCTTGATGAAGTCTTTGAACAAGGGCAGTACGCAGACAAAGTTATTCAGCGCAATCTGAAAGCCCAAAAACAATGGGGCGCGCGGGACCGTCGTTTCTTTGCGGAAAGCATTTATGAAATCGTTCGTTGGGAACGTCTTTTGGCGTATCTTGTGGACGACAATGATTTCTGGAAAATCTGGGCCGCTTACTGGATTCGTCAGGGAAATGAACTGCCTGAGTGGGATGAAGTCGCCGACGTCGACGTGAAAGCCGTTCAAGCTCGTCTTAAAGACATGCCTTCCTTCGCGATCGCACAATCCATTCCAGATTGGATGGCGGCTCGTTTAGAAAAAGAGTTGGGGCCTAGTTATAAAGAAACTGTGCGCGCTTTGAATCAGCCTGCGGAGGTTTTCTTACGCACAAATACGTTGAAAACAGATCCCGACACTCTTTTGAAAACTCTTTCAGAGGCGGGGATTTCAGCGACGAAAGTGTCTGCGGATTTGCCTCATGCTTTGAAGTTAACGGAAAGAAAAAACGTCTTTATCACGCAGCCATTTAAAGATGGCTTGTTTGAAGTTCAAGACGCCGCTTCGCAAATGGTTGTTCCTTTATTGGACGTGCAACCAGGTCACCGTGTGGTGGATGCGTGTGCGGGGGCCGGTGGAAAAAGTCTGCACATGGCTTCGCTCATGAAGAACAAAGGGAAGATTATTTCCTTAGATATTCACGAGTGGAAGTTGCAGGAATTGAAAGTGCGTGCTCGTCGTGATGGCGTTGACGTGATTGAGACGCGTTTGATTGATTCAACGAAAGTTATTAAGCGCATGTACGAATCGGCGGATCGTCTTTTGTTAGATGTGCCTTGTTCGGGAATGGGTGTTTTGCGCCGCAATCCTGATACGAAGTGGAAACTGACGAACGAGGAAATTGATCGTCTGCATGCCCTTCAGTACGAAATTCTGACGAGTTATTCTCCGATGACGAAGAAGGGCGGCAAGATGGTTTACGCCACTTGCAGTTTGCTTCCGAGTGAGAATGAAAAACAGATCGAAAGATTCTTGGCAGAGCGCGGGGACGACTGGACTTTGATTAAGCAAATGCACTTACGTCCAGAGGTGGAAGGCTTTGACGGATTCTACGCGGCTCTTCTGGAGCGTCGTAAGTAG